The following coding sequences lie in one Microbacterium sp. XT11 genomic window:
- a CDS encoding phosphorylase family protein, translating to MKLLVAALASELSAFPDSLPGFDRLVTGPGKLQATYALTRALDAAEYDEIVVVGTAGAIDRALDDGVHEVGTAFQHDVTDLDGVAGQHVSLPARVSTGMPGVLIATGDHFVDDAEVTAVIRPTGAALVDMETYAYIWVAGQFGVPIRVFRAVSDSAEDGALTDWREAVARCSEQLRAFIRDEYGV from the coding sequence GTGAAACTCCTCGTCGCCGCTCTGGCCTCCGAACTCTCCGCCTTCCCCGACTCCCTTCCCGGCTTCGACCGGCTGGTGACAGGTCCAGGGAAGCTGCAGGCGACGTACGCGCTCACTCGCGCGCTGGATGCCGCGGAGTACGACGAGATCGTCGTGGTCGGCACGGCCGGAGCGATCGACCGTGCGCTGGACGACGGCGTGCACGAGGTCGGCACCGCCTTCCAGCACGATGTCACCGACCTCGACGGCGTCGCCGGGCAGCACGTGTCGCTCCCCGCCCGCGTGTCGACGGGCATGCCCGGCGTCCTCATCGCGACCGGTGACCACTTCGTCGACGACGCCGAGGTCACCGCCGTCATCCGTCCGACGGGTGCAGCCCTGGTCGACATGGAGACCTACGCGTACATCTGGGTGGCCGGCCAGTTCGGCGTTCCGATCCGCGTGTTCCGGGCGGTGTCGGACAGCGCCGAGGACGGTGCGCTCACCGACTGGCGCGAGGCGGTGGCGCGATGCAGCGAACAGCTGCGCGCGTTCATCCGTGACGAGTACGGCGTCTGA
- a CDS encoding alpha/beta hydrolase, with translation MTDAFTHALSRVDLPTGTRHQLHNVQAVLDRDPQAHLESFSLVGERAYAVISFGDVSTADLVVFVLHGIDTDLSALPSWADAAQRICADVLRACVARGTPRSVATIAWFGWDSGTHVTARSTTHATIGAARLAVDIDRVRERNPAAHIAVVTYSYSTTLLGEMLALGMSGQVHTAFSIASAGVTHAARVAIADAISRGDLVLYATEGADDGIAPLGRLGQHPVDPRDIPGVIVYECDGGPAPAVDGGTVPGLPVEGHASQSTVDEHGVRHIGYFDERAQGYLTLVGALADAAASAR, from the coding sequence GTGACCGACGCGTTCACGCACGCGCTGTCGCGCGTCGACCTGCCCACCGGGACACGGCACCAGCTGCACAACGTGCAGGCCGTTCTCGACCGCGACCCGCAGGCGCACCTGGAGTCGTTCTCGCTGGTCGGCGAGCGCGCCTATGCCGTGATCTCGTTCGGCGATGTCTCCACCGCCGATCTCGTCGTCTTCGTCCTGCACGGCATCGACACCGATCTGAGCGCGCTGCCATCGTGGGCGGATGCCGCCCAGCGCATCTGCGCCGACGTTCTGCGCGCGTGCGTCGCGCGAGGAACGCCGCGGTCGGTCGCGACGATCGCGTGGTTCGGGTGGGACTCGGGCACCCACGTGACCGCGCGGTCGACGACGCATGCGACGATCGGGGCGGCGAGGCTCGCCGTCGACATCGACCGCGTCAGGGAGCGGAACCCGGCGGCGCACATCGCCGTCGTGACCTACTCGTACTCGACGACCCTGCTCGGAGAGATGCTGGCGCTCGGCATGTCCGGCCAGGTGCACACGGCCTTCTCGATCGCCTCGGCCGGTGTCACGCACGCGGCTCGCGTCGCGATCGCCGACGCGATCTCCCGTGGCGACCTCGTGCTCTATGCCACAGAGGGGGCCGACGACGGCATCGCTCCGCTGGGGCGGCTCGGACAGCATCCGGTCGACCCGCGGGACATCCCCGGGGTCATCGTGTACGAGTGCGACGGCGGCCCGGCGCCCGCCGTCGACGGAGGGACTGTGCCCGGCCTTCCCGTCGAGGGCCACGCGTCGCAGAGCACCGTCGACGAACACGGCGTGCGCCACATCGGGTACTTCGACGAGCGCGCACAGGGCTACCTCACGCTCGTGGGAGCGCTTGCCGATGCCGCCGCCTCGGCGCGGTAG
- a CDS encoding nucleoside deaminase: protein MTAADARAMRRALELAAQAGAAEEIPVGAVVVGPDGDIVADGRNTREESHDPTGHAEINALREAAASVGSWNLDGHTLVVTLEPCVMCAGAILQARISRVVFGAWDDKAGAAGSMYDVLRDRRLPYRAEVVGGVDEQAATVLLRSFFERRR from the coding sequence ATGACAGCAGCCGACGCGCGCGCCATGCGGCGGGCTCTCGAGCTCGCGGCGCAGGCCGGCGCAGCCGAGGAGATCCCCGTCGGCGCCGTGGTGGTCGGGCCTGACGGAGATATCGTCGCCGATGGTCGGAACACGCGCGAGGAGAGCCACGATCCCACCGGGCACGCCGAGATCAACGCGTTGCGCGAGGCGGCGGCATCCGTCGGCTCATGGAATCTCGATGGTCACACCCTGGTCGTCACTCTCGAACCGTGCGTGATGTGCGCCGGCGCGATCCTGCAGGCCCGCATCTCGCGCGTCGTGTTCGGCGCATGGGATGACAAGGCTGGGGCGGCCGGGTCGATGTACGACGTCCTGCGCGACCGCCGCCTCCCGTATCGCGCGGAAGTCGTCGGAGGAGTCGACGAGCAGGCCGCCACCGTGCTGCTTCGGTCGTTCTTCGAGCGCCGCCGCTGA
- the nadE gene encoding ammonia-dependent NAD(+) synthetase: MSLQQQIAEALGVKSEIDPEAEVERRVQFLVDYLRTTGARGYVLGISGGQDSTLAGKLAQLAVERVRAEGGDAKFLAVRLPYRVQHDAADAEAALAFIAPDSSVEVNIQNGVDGVEADIEFAVTSDISDFNRGNIKARVRMVTQYALAGHDGLLVIGTDHAAEAVTGFYTKFGDGAADILPLSGLTKRQGRALLRVLDAPDRLALKVPTADLLDGQPGRADEDELGLTYEQIDDFLEGRPVPPEVAGRIESKYLATQHKRHLPVGPDDTWWR, translated from the coding sequence GTGAGCCTGCAGCAGCAGATCGCCGAAGCGCTCGGCGTGAAGTCCGAGATCGATCCCGAAGCCGAGGTGGAGCGCCGCGTGCAGTTCCTCGTCGACTATCTCCGCACCACGGGAGCGCGCGGCTACGTGCTCGGCATCTCCGGCGGGCAGGACTCCACACTGGCGGGGAAGCTCGCCCAGCTGGCGGTGGAGCGCGTGCGAGCCGAGGGCGGCGACGCGAAGTTCCTCGCGGTGCGGCTGCCGTACCGCGTGCAGCACGACGCCGCAGACGCGGAGGCGGCGCTCGCGTTCATCGCTCCGGACTCCTCCGTCGAGGTCAACATCCAGAACGGCGTCGACGGTGTCGAGGCCGACATCGAGTTCGCCGTCACCAGCGACATCAGCGACTTCAACCGCGGCAACATCAAGGCGCGCGTGCGCATGGTCACCCAGTACGCCCTCGCCGGGCACGACGGACTGCTCGTCATCGGCACCGACCATGCCGCGGAGGCCGTCACCGGGTTCTACACGAAGTTCGGTGACGGCGCGGCCGACATCCTCCCCCTGTCCGGCCTCACCAAACGTCAGGGACGAGCGCTGCTGCGCGTGCTCGACGCCCCCGACCGGCTCGCGCTCAAGGTGCCGACGGCCGACCTCCTCGACGGGCAGCCGGGGCGGGCGGACGAAGACGAGCTGGGCCTCACATACGAGCAGATCGACGACTTCCTCGAGGGCAGGCCCGTCCCGCCTGAGGTCGCAGGGCGCATCGAGTCGAAGTACTTGGCGACGCAGCACAAGCGCCACCTTCCGGTCGGGCCCGACGACACCTGGTGGCGCTGA
- the upp gene encoding uracil phosphoribosyltransferase: protein MRVHVADHPLITHKLSVLRDARTPSPVFRQLTEELVTLLAYEATRNVKVSPVEITTPVTTTIGVKISEPRPIVVPILRAGLGMLEGLVKLLPTAEVGFLGMVRDETTFEPTTYAERLPDDLSDRQCFAIDPMLATGGSLAAAIQFLFDRGAKDVTAICLLGTPEGVAAIEAMAGDRDVTLVLGALDEGLNEKGYIVPGLGDAGDRLYGTV from the coding sequence ATGCGTGTTCACGTCGCCGACCACCCCCTCATCACCCACAAGCTCTCGGTGCTGCGTGACGCACGCACGCCGTCGCCGGTGTTCCGTCAGCTCACCGAGGAGCTCGTCACGCTTCTCGCATATGAGGCGACGCGCAATGTGAAGGTGAGCCCGGTCGAGATCACCACCCCCGTCACCACGACCATCGGCGTGAAGATCTCCGAGCCGCGGCCCATCGTCGTGCCGATCCTCCGCGCCGGCCTCGGCATGCTCGAGGGGCTCGTCAAGCTGCTGCCGACGGCTGAGGTCGGCTTCCTCGGCATGGTGCGCGACGAGACCACCTTCGAGCCGACGACCTACGCCGAGCGACTTCCGGACGACCTGAGCGACCGTCAGTGCTTCGCGATCGATCCGATGCTCGCGACGGGCGGGTCGCTGGCCGCCGCGATCCAGTTCCTGTTCGACCGCGGCGCCAAGGACGTCACGGCGATCTGCCTGCTCGGCACCCCGGAGGGCGTTGCGGCGATCGAGGCGATGGCGGGCGACCGCGACGTGACCCTCGTGCTCGGCGCGCTCGACGAAGGACTCAACGAGAAGGGGTACATCGTGCCCGGTCTCGGCGACGCGGGCGACCGGCTCTACGGCACCGTCTGA
- a CDS encoding AAA family ATPase: MQLHRLEVEGFGPFRARQVVDFDGFADDGIFLIAGRTGAGKSSILDAVCFGLYGGVPRYDGGEKRLRSDHCEPDDSSEVVVEFSTVAGRFRVTRSPEYLRPAKRGGGMTKQAASVALDEWTESGWIGRAARAVDVANELDEILQLSREQFLQVILLAQNRFSEFLLANSKDRQALLRRLFGTERFDDIQSRFDERRRRAEQSLGSRLAAVTARLDDAEDVVSSEDLWGDGRTQDGDADASPDRTLTTDERLDALRTAKARADYRAERRTAERDEAESRLHAADAALAAARDDRRAQEERDRARIALDRLEAEEPAISAAKAELAAARAAEALRSTVAAADRAAAALDEAVAHQRDAAREWGRHGVALEPGDSADVLDAWVTRRTKETGAWERAHELEMQLPALDEELRAADDQVSGITARIAASDAARAELPELVAAATAERDEARRAADRAPDLLVARDAAAARLAAAEEVEALTPREAADDADVTAAAAELAEAQVLFARLRARRSEGMAGELASALVDGEPCSVCGSTEHPAPARLADPVSADDVAEAEAARDAAAERERRAAEKLAATRAALAAAAARADQRSVAVAREELASATEAHKASLAAADAANALDAQLAELERRAQHADEERAEETAALAAARAEYTRLAQRRAEAAAEIEVARAAHSTVAERLAEATRQLDAARRLAEAIRERERRSVAEAEARSALSDALAASVFDDVAEVQEALRSDAAQSALAARIDEHAAQKGKERAILLDLELRTLPEEPIDVEPLEREAAAARATWTEAVAAAARVVGTVERLTGLIDSAAAEQARVAEEAAEFEVLRDLADTIAGRGANTRKMTLETFVLAAELEEIVEAANRRLDDMSAGRYQLRHSDALAARGATSGLGIVVYDAFTGQTRPAQSLSGGETFLSSLALALGLAEVVTARAGGIRLDTLFIDEGFGSLDGDTLEVAMRTLDELRQGGRTVGVISHVEAMQEQIPAQLTVRATADGPSVIEMR; the protein is encoded by the coding sequence ATGCAGCTCCACCGCCTCGAGGTCGAAGGCTTCGGCCCGTTCCGTGCGCGGCAGGTCGTCGACTTCGACGGCTTCGCCGACGACGGCATCTTCCTCATCGCGGGGCGTACCGGCGCAGGCAAGTCGAGCATCCTCGACGCCGTCTGCTTCGGGCTGTACGGCGGCGTGCCCCGCTACGACGGGGGAGAGAAGAGGCTGCGCAGCGACCACTGCGAACCAGACGATTCGTCGGAGGTCGTGGTGGAGTTCAGCACGGTGGCGGGGCGATTCCGCGTCACCCGCTCGCCCGAGTACCTCCGCCCGGCCAAGCGCGGCGGAGGGATGACCAAGCAGGCGGCGTCTGTGGCGCTCGACGAGTGGACCGAATCCGGTTGGATCGGACGGGCTGCACGCGCCGTCGATGTTGCCAACGAACTCGACGAGATCCTGCAGCTCAGCCGAGAGCAGTTCCTGCAGGTGATCCTCCTCGCGCAGAACCGCTTCTCGGAGTTCCTGCTGGCGAACAGCAAGGATCGTCAGGCGCTGCTGCGTCGGCTGTTCGGCACGGAGCGCTTCGATGACATCCAGTCCCGGTTCGACGAACGGCGCCGCAGAGCGGAGCAATCGCTCGGGAGCCGTCTCGCTGCGGTGACGGCGCGTCTCGACGACGCCGAAGACGTGGTGAGCTCGGAAGACCTGTGGGGCGATGGGCGAACGCAGGATGGTGACGCGGATGCGTCCCCTGATCGGACCCTGACGACCGACGAGCGCCTCGACGCCCTGCGCACGGCGAAGGCGCGGGCCGACTACCGAGCCGAACGGCGGACGGCGGAGCGAGACGAGGCCGAGTCGCGATTGCACGCAGCGGATGCGGCGCTCGCGGCCGCCCGCGATGACCGTCGCGCACAGGAGGAGCGCGACAGGGCGCGGATTGCGCTCGACCGTCTCGAGGCCGAAGAGCCCGCGATCTCGGCGGCCAAAGCCGAGCTCGCGGCCGCTCGGGCTGCTGAAGCGCTCCGCTCCACCGTCGCCGCCGCCGACCGCGCGGCCGCGGCGCTCGACGAGGCGGTGGCGCACCAACGCGACGCCGCCCGTGAGTGGGGGCGTCACGGAGTGGCCCTCGAACCCGGAGACTCGGCCGACGTGCTCGACGCGTGGGTCACGCGACGGACGAAGGAGACGGGGGCGTGGGAGAGGGCGCACGAGCTCGAGATGCAGCTGCCCGCCCTCGACGAAGAGCTTCGCGCCGCCGACGACCAGGTGTCCGGGATCACGGCGAGGATCGCGGCATCCGACGCCGCACGCGCGGAACTGCCCGAACTCGTCGCCGCGGCGACCGCGGAGAGAGACGAGGCCCGCCGCGCCGCGGATCGCGCGCCTGATCTCCTGGTCGCGCGGGATGCCGCTGCGGCGCGTCTCGCCGCGGCCGAAGAAGTCGAGGCGCTGACCCCTCGGGAGGCCGCGGACGATGCGGACGTCACGGCGGCAGCCGCAGAGCTCGCCGAGGCCCAGGTCCTGTTCGCCCGACTTCGGGCGCGTCGCTCCGAGGGGATGGCGGGGGAGCTCGCCTCCGCACTCGTCGACGGCGAACCGTGCTCGGTGTGCGGGTCGACGGAGCATCCTGCGCCGGCGAGACTCGCGGATCCTGTCTCCGCAGACGACGTCGCCGAGGCCGAAGCAGCGCGAGACGCCGCGGCAGAGCGTGAGCGCCGCGCCGCCGAGAAGCTCGCGGCCACGCGGGCGGCCCTTGCCGCCGCGGCAGCGCGCGCAGATCAGCGCTCCGTCGCCGTCGCACGCGAAGAACTCGCGTCGGCGACCGAGGCGCACAAGGCGAGTCTCGCGGCTGCAGACGCGGCGAACGCGCTCGACGCGCAGCTCGCCGAACTCGAACGACGCGCGCAGCATGCCGATGAGGAGCGCGCCGAGGAGACCGCGGCGCTCGCAGCGGCCCGTGCGGAGTACACTCGGCTCGCGCAGCGTCGGGCCGAGGCTGCCGCCGAGATCGAGGTTGCGCGCGCTGCGCATTCGACGGTCGCCGAGAGGCTGGCCGAGGCCACCCGGCAGCTGGATGCGGCGCGACGCCTCGCGGAGGCGATCCGCGAGCGCGAGCGGCGATCCGTCGCCGAGGCCGAAGCGCGGTCGGCGCTGAGCGACGCGCTCGCGGCATCGGTCTTCGATGACGTGGCAGAGGTGCAGGAGGCGCTGCGTTCAGACGCCGCGCAGTCCGCGCTCGCGGCACGCATCGACGAGCATGCCGCACAGAAGGGCAAAGAGCGCGCGATCCTGCTCGATCTCGAACTGCGCACGCTGCCCGAGGAGCCGATCGACGTCGAGCCGCTCGAACGTGAGGCCGCAGCAGCCCGCGCCACCTGGACCGAGGCCGTGGCGGCAGCCGCTCGCGTCGTCGGGACCGTCGAGCGCCTCACCGGGCTCATCGACTCCGCCGCCGCGGAGCAGGCGAGAGTCGCCGAAGAGGCAGCCGAGTTCGAGGTGCTGCGCGACCTCGCAGACACCATCGCGGGGCGAGGGGCGAACACCCGCAAGATGACGCTCGAGACGTTCGTGCTCGCGGCCGAGCTGGAGGAGATCGTGGAGGCGGCGAACCGGCGGCTCGACGACATGTCCGCAGGGCGGTATCAGCTGCGTCACTCCGACGCCCTGGCAGCGCGCGGTGCGACCTCCGGGCTCGGGATCGTCGTGTACGACGCGTTCACCGGACAGACCCGCCCCGCCCAGTCGCTCTCCGGGGGCGAGACCTTCCTGAGCTCACTCGCCCTCGCGCTCGGACTCGCCGAAGTCGTCACGGCGCGCGCGGGCGGCATCCGGCTCGACACCCTGTTCATCGACGAGGGCTTCGGGTCGCTCGACGGCGACACCCTCGAGGTGGCGATGCGCACTCTCGATGAGCTGCGACAGGGCGGACGCACCGTCGGCGTGATCAGTCACGTGGAGGCCATGCAGGAGCAGATCCCCGCCCAGCTCACCGTGCGTGCGACCGCGGACGGTCCGAGCGTCATCGAGATGCGATAG
- a CDS encoding TM0106 family RecB-like putative nuclease, which produces MRIDTQAQRVIWSASDLKAAAECEFAWCRAIDAKLGRVPAVEEPEDAALARAAELGDVHERAVLARYQSELGSDAVHVIDKVSSSDAEALAAAVEETVEALRSPVRVIFQAAFATDEFVGFADFLRRDDDGRWRVEDSKLARTARVTALMQLAAYVDQLDQLGVDRSDEVDLILGDGSRSTHRVDDLMPLFRVRRQRLRALIADRRIADGVEGSALAWGDDRGDLEIMACGRCATCEEQVVAHRDLLMVARMRPVQRARLRAAGIRTIDELAAASDAPEGMNPDTFDTLRRQAALQLRADADGAPTYEVHYAAAIHTLPVPSHGDIFFDFEGDPLYTEPAAAGGTAQWGIDYLFGWVDNADQYTALWAHDFDAEKRALETFLDFVKVRRAAHPGMHIYHYAPYETSHLVAMAARHGVREAEVDRLLREGVFVDLYPLVLRTVRVGSRSYSIKKLEPLYMGDDVRTSDVQKGDDSIVQYVAARQLAAAGAQDEADAVLADLADYNRYDCVSTRRLRNWLIDIARREGVTPAPPDEADEVIYEPSPRSVALLADAEREARSEGDGQMHRIAAAAIDYFPREAKSFWVSHFQRLREPVTMWEGTRDVIRVDPFVSAVRRDWSVVEGRRVMSRDIEIRGEVSPGTTLGAGAEPFALYEVPAPFDVDVPSRAVHVPHTVRITEVLDDGGYLVTESAVQGQIWDDLPTALTPAAPPRVVSLQGAIDEWADAVHAAAPDFPCDAATDIIRRIPPRTVSGAPLPRAGDDTVDAIVRGILDLDRSYLAVQGPPGTGKTYTGSRVIARLVNEHGFKVGVVAQSHAIIETLLDRVVEAGGDASRVAKAPKEPGADPAYTVIPKNGMASFLAEHDGHGVVVGGTAWDFSNTQRVDRHGLDLLVIDEAGQFSLASTIAVAAGATRLLLLGDPQQLPQVSQGAHPEPVDTSALGWVMGDDEVVRPEYGYFLAQSWRMHPAVAAPVSTLAYAGQLASAPGAERRSLDGVDPGLHVVPVRHRGNATQSAEEAEHVVRIVRDLVGRTFTDNDERASRRPLAPRDIIVVTPYNAQRQVVHEALAAAGFGDVPVGTVDNFQGKEAVVSITSLAASSGRDAPRGPEFLLLQNRLNVAISRAQVAAYLIHSPALLDDLPRTPEGVARLSAFARLVGAAE; this is translated from the coding sequence GTGCGGATCGACACTCAGGCGCAGCGCGTCATCTGGAGCGCGAGCGACCTCAAGGCGGCGGCCGAGTGCGAGTTCGCGTGGTGCCGTGCCATCGACGCGAAGCTCGGCCGTGTCCCCGCTGTCGAAGAACCCGAAGACGCCGCCCTCGCCCGTGCGGCTGAACTCGGCGACGTCCACGAGCGCGCCGTGCTCGCCCGCTATCAGAGCGAGCTGGGATCCGACGCCGTCCACGTCATCGACAAGGTGTCCTCGAGCGACGCCGAAGCCCTCGCCGCGGCCGTCGAAGAGACCGTCGAGGCGCTCCGATCTCCGGTGCGCGTCATCTTCCAGGCGGCGTTCGCGACCGACGAGTTCGTGGGCTTCGCCGACTTCCTGCGTCGCGACGACGACGGACGGTGGCGGGTCGAAGACTCCAAGCTCGCCCGCACCGCGCGCGTCACCGCGCTCATGCAGCTCGCGGCATACGTCGATCAGCTCGATCAGCTCGGCGTCGATCGATCCGACGAGGTCGACCTCATCCTCGGCGACGGCTCCCGCAGCACGCACCGGGTCGACGACCTGATGCCCCTGTTCCGGGTACGGCGGCAGCGTCTGCGGGCGCTCATCGCCGATCGCCGCATCGCCGACGGCGTCGAGGGGAGCGCTCTCGCCTGGGGAGACGACAGGGGAGACCTCGAGATCATGGCCTGCGGGCGCTGCGCCACCTGCGAGGAGCAGGTGGTCGCCCACCGCGATCTGCTCATGGTCGCCCGCATGCGCCCCGTCCAGCGCGCGCGGCTTCGGGCGGCAGGCATCCGCACCATCGACGAGCTCGCCGCGGCGTCTGATGCCCCCGAGGGCATGAATCCTGACACGTTCGACACGCTCCGGCGCCAGGCCGCGCTGCAGCTGCGCGCCGACGCCGACGGCGCTCCGACCTACGAGGTGCACTACGCCGCCGCGATCCACACGCTGCCCGTGCCGAGCCACGGCGACATCTTCTTCGACTTCGAGGGTGACCCGCTCTACACGGAGCCGGCGGCGGCGGGAGGCACCGCGCAGTGGGGCATCGACTACCTGTTCGGGTGGGTCGACAACGCCGACCAGTACACGGCGCTCTGGGCGCACGACTTCGACGCCGAGAAGCGCGCGCTCGAGACCTTCCTCGACTTCGTGAAGGTTCGCAGGGCCGCGCACCCCGGCATGCACATCTACCACTACGCGCCCTACGAGACGTCGCATCTCGTCGCCATGGCTGCGCGTCACGGCGTGCGCGAGGCCGAGGTCGACCGTCTGCTCCGCGAAGGCGTGTTCGTCGACCTGTACCCCCTGGTGCTGCGCACCGTGCGGGTGGGGTCGAGGTCGTACTCCATCAAGAAGCTCGAGCCTCTCTACATGGGCGACGACGTGCGGACGAGCGACGTGCAGAAGGGCGACGACTCGATCGTGCAGTACGTCGCCGCACGTCAGCTGGCCGCCGCCGGCGCGCAAGACGAAGCCGACGCCGTCCTCGCCGATCTCGCGGACTACAACCGCTACGACTGCGTGTCGACACGGCGCCTCCGCAACTGGCTCATCGACATCGCGCGACGCGAGGGGGTGACCCCGGCGCCGCCCGATGAGGCCGACGAGGTGATCTACGAGCCGTCGCCCCGCTCCGTGGCGCTGCTCGCCGACGCCGAGCGCGAGGCGAGGTCAGAGGGCGACGGCCAGATGCACCGGATCGCGGCCGCGGCGATCGACTACTTCCCGCGCGAGGCGAAGAGCTTCTGGGTCTCGCATTTCCAGCGGCTGCGTGAGCCTGTGACGATGTGGGAGGGGACCCGCGACGTCATCCGGGTCGACCCCTTCGTCTCTGCCGTGCGCCGTGACTGGAGCGTCGTCGAGGGGCGGAGGGTGATGTCGCGCGACATCGAGATCCGCGGCGAAGTGTCTCCCGGTACGACGCTCGGCGCCGGCGCCGAGCCCTTCGCCCTCTACGAGGTGCCTGCGCCCTTCGACGTCGACGTGCCGTCGCGAGCGGTCCACGTTCCGCACACCGTGCGCATCACGGAGGTGCTCGACGACGGCGGGTACCTCGTGACCGAGTCGGCGGTGCAGGGCCAGATCTGGGACGACCTGCCGACGGCGCTCACGCCGGCCGCGCCACCTCGCGTGGTGTCGCTGCAGGGTGCGATCGACGAGTGGGCCGACGCCGTGCATGCGGCCGCCCCCGACTTCCCGTGCGACGCGGCGACCGACATCATCCGCCGCATCCCCCCGAGAACCGTCTCCGGGGCGCCGCTGCCCCGTGCCGGAGACGACACGGTCGACGCCATCGTGCGGGGGATCCTCGATCTGGACCGCAGCTATCTCGCCGTGCAGGGGCCGCCGGGAACCGGCAAGACGTACACCGGTTCACGGGTCATCGCGCGTCTGGTGAACGAGCACGGGTTCAAGGTCGGGGTGGTGGCGCAGTCGCACGCCATCATCGAGACGCTGCTCGACCGCGTCGTCGAGGCGGGGGGCGACGCCTCGCGCGTGGCGAAGGCGCCGAAGGAACCAGGAGCCGACCCGGCCTACACGGTCATCCCGAAGAACGGCATGGCGTCGTTCCTCGCGGAGCACGACGGACACGGCGTGGTCGTCGGAGGCACCGCGTGGGACTTCAGCAACACGCAGCGCGTCGACCGCCATGGCCTCGACCTGCTGGTCATCGACGAGGCGGGCCAGTTCTCGCTCGCCTCCACGATCGCCGTCGCGGCCGGTGCCACACGGCTTCTCCTGCTCGGCGATCCCCAGCAGCTTCCGCAGGTGAGCCAGGGGGCGCACCCCGAGCCCGTCGACACGTCGGCGCTGGGCTGGGTGATGGGCGATGACGAGGTCGTACGTCCCGAGTACGGCTATTTCCTCGCACAGTCCTGGCGCATGCACCCGGCGGTCGCGGCGCCGGTGTCGACTCTCGCATACGCGGGGCAGCTGGCCTCCGCACCGGGGGCGGAGCGCCGCTCGCTCGATGGCGTCGATCCCGGCCTTCACGTCGTCCCCGTGCGCCACAGGGGCAATGCCACGCAATCCGCGGAGGAGGCGGAGCACGTCGTCCGGATCGTGCGCGATCTCGTCGGCCGTACGTTCACCGACAACGATGAACGCGCGTCGCGGAGACCTCTCGCCCCACGCGACATCATCGTCGTGACGCCGTACAACGCTCAGCGCCAGGTGGTGCACGAGGCTCTCGCCGCGGCGGGCTTCGGCGACGTCCCAGTGGGAACCGTCGACAACTTCCAGGGCAAGGAGGCCGTCGTCTCGATCACCTCTCTGGCGGCGTCGAGCGGGCGCGATGCGCCTCGTGGACCGGAGTTCCTCCTGCTGCAGAACCGTTTGAACGTGGCGATCTCACGTGCTCAGGTCGCGGCGTACCTCATCCACTCGCCGGCGTTGCTCGACGACCTTCCCCGTACACCGGAGGGTGTCGCCCGCCTCAGCGCCTTCGCACGTCTCGTGGGAGCAGCCGAGTGA
- a CDS encoding GNAT family N-acetyltransferase yields the protein MSAQTPPTRQNYADAVGGAPVGVEASSPAWADAAASGHAGWAGHHSADEILRAAAEWVWMPGGSEHDEGDIHLARYPARFGGGVRGSRVRSCHDARTVVERAVERTREWGESTLTIWTSGSDAPGLDDELRRRGAEHIDTVAVFALPLDAAAISVPSGIESEIVRTMEQVRDVDAINVDVWQQQPLDAEGLQAELDDVRAALADGSGLRVLARIDGEAVSTAGCTIVGGFTRLWGAATLPHARGRGAYRAVLAERLRASGQRGAATALVKGRHATSAPILARCGFTHFGDERAFRLAV from the coding sequence GTGAGCGCGCAGACGCCGCCGACGCGGCAGAACTACGCGGATGCCGTCGGCGGCGCTCCGGTCGGCGTGGAGGCCTCGTCCCCGGCGTGGGCGGATGCCGCCGCCTCGGGTCATGCGGGATGGGCCGGCCACCACAGCGCGGATGAGATCCTCCGTGCCGCGGCCGAATGGGTGTGGATGCCCGGCGGGAGCGAGCATGACGAAGGCGACATCCACCTGGCGCGGTACCCGGCGCGCTTCGGCGGGGGCGTGCGAGGCTCGCGGGTCAGGTCGTGCCACGACGCGCGAACGGTCGTCGAGCGGGCGGTGGAACGCACGCGCGAGTGGGGTGAGAGCACGCTCACGATCTGGACGAGTGGGTCCGATGCCCCCGGGCTCGACGACGAGCTGCGTCGCCGAGGCGCCGAGCACATCGATACCGTGGCCGTCTTCGCGCTGCCGCTCGATGCCGCAGCCATCTCCGTACCTTCGGGCATCGAGTCGGAGATCGTGCGCACGATGGAGCAGGTGCGCGACGTCGATGCGATCAACGTCGACGTGTGGCAGCAGCAGCCGCTCGACGCCGAGGGCCTGCAGGCGGAGCTCGATGACGTCCGGGCCGCGCTGGCTGACGGGAGCGGTCTGCGTGTGCTCGCGCGGATCGACGGCGAAGCGGTGAGCACCGCCGGGTGTACGATCGTCGGCGGTTTCACGCGCCTCTGGGGCGCAGCCACCCTGCCGCACGCGCGAGGTCGCGGCGCCTATCGCGCTGTGCTCGCCGAACGTCTCAGGGCGAGCGGTCAGCGGGGAGCCGCGACCGCGCTCGTCAAAGGCCGGCACGCGACATCCGCGCCGATCCTCGCGCGGTGCGGATTCACGCATTTCGGCGACGAACGCGCCTTCCGGCTCGCCGTGTGA